The following coding sequences are from one Veillonella rodentium window:
- a CDS encoding TetR/AcrR family transcriptional regulator has translation MITRKEMTRMLLKEGLLGCLENHSFESVTVTLLCKTSGITRSTFYLHYSNIMEIVDDLVDDAIAYSNSEMVDNNNLQTIAKTLSAASDSVSLREAYDSIFDRLPLCQRIMRHKKYLPLFLDEQISEYVLQRIIRREKDRQGLVMAEALGVSFDVGVSIFLFLVHGLYAVNKEYKWSQSDEWLEAQKIIFELVYRGLQSK, from the coding sequence ATGATAACTCGAAAAGAAATGACACGTATGTTGTTAAAAGAAGGGTTGCTTGGCTGTCTAGAGAACCATTCTTTTGAGTCTGTAACAGTAACATTGTTGTGTAAAACGTCAGGTATAACTCGTTCTACTTTTTATTTACACTATAGTAATATTATGGAAATTGTTGATGATTTAGTGGATGATGCAATCGCTTATTCAAACTCAGAAATGGTAGATAATAATAATTTACAAACTATAGCTAAAACCTTATCAGCTGCTTCTGATTCTGTTTCATTGAGAGAAGCATACGATTCTATTTTTGATAGACTGCCGTTATGTCAGCGTATTATGCGACATAAAAAGTATTTACCCTTATTTTTAGATGAACAAATTTCAGAATATGTATTACAACGTATTATACGGCGTGAAAAAGATCGGCAAGGGCTCGTTATGGCAGAAGCACTTGGGGTTTCATTTGATGTGGGCGTATCTATTTTTTTATTTTTAGTACACGGACTATATGCCGTTAATAAAGAATACAAGTGGTCTCAAAGCGATGAGTGGTTAGAAGCTCAGAAAATTATTTTTGAACTCGTTTATCGTGGTTTACAAAGTAAATAG
- the hemE gene encoding uroporphyrinogen decarboxylase, with the protein MNTAYLDMIQGKNPGVTPVWYMRQAGRSQAEYRKIKEKYTLFEITKEPELCARVTELPVKEYGVDAAILYKDIMSPMTGMNIHVDIKPGVGPVFSTPIQSMADVERLDPFDPTKVDYIAKTIRLLTTGMLDVPLIGFCGAPFTIASYLIEGGPTKNYNKTRGMLIGAPRVWDALMTKLADMSIAYLSMQADAGADALQIFDSWVGAVNAEQYKQGIYPHVERIIKTVKAKYPSLPIAMNGVGTDHLVSIWSHLPLDVIAFDWRSCINMAYERGVTQTIQGNLDPAYLYADEKTLAREVDRILLDGIRYGRHIFNLGHGVFPEADPKKLHWLTDYVHERSRELWAQEG; encoded by the coding sequence TTGAATACAGCATACTTGGATATGATTCAAGGTAAAAATCCGGGGGTAACACCTGTGTGGTATATGCGGCAGGCAGGCCGTAGTCAGGCGGAATATCGCAAGATAAAAGAGAAATATACATTGTTTGAAATTACAAAGGAGCCGGAGTTATGCGCTCGTGTCACGGAACTGCCCGTTAAGGAATACGGCGTTGATGCGGCAATCCTTTATAAAGACATCATGAGTCCCATGACGGGTATGAATATTCATGTGGATATCAAGCCCGGGGTGGGACCCGTATTCTCTACGCCGATTCAATCGATGGCGGATGTGGAGCGCCTCGATCCGTTCGATCCGACGAAGGTGGACTATATTGCGAAGACCATCAGACTGCTCACAACGGGTATGCTTGATGTGCCGCTTATCGGCTTCTGCGGGGCTCCGTTCACTATTGCTTCATATCTCATAGAGGGCGGACCGACGAAGAATTATAATAAAACGCGGGGGATGCTCATCGGTGCCCCTCGGGTGTGGGATGCGCTGATGACAAAGCTGGCGGATATGTCCATTGCGTATCTGTCTATGCAGGCCGATGCGGGCGCCGATGCATTGCAGATTTTCGACTCCTGGGTCGGTGCCGTCAATGCGGAGCAGTATAAACAGGGGATTTATCCGCATGTGGAGCGTATTATCAAGACGGTGAAAGCCAAGTATCCCAGCTTGCCGATTGCCATGAACGGTGTCGGAACGGATCATCTCGTATCGATCTGGTCTCATTTGCCGCTGGATGTTATCGCTTTTGACTGGCGCAGCTGCATCAATATGGCCTATGAGCGGGGCGTAACACAAACGATTCAGGGAAATCTGGATCCTGCGTATCTATATGCCGATGAAAAGACATTGGCTCGTGAAGTGGACCGTATATTGCTGGACGGTATCCGATACGGTCGTCATATCTTTAATTTAGGGCATGGCGTATTCCCTGAGGCGGACCCGAAAAAACTGCATTGGCTGACGGACTATGTTCATGAACGCAGCCGGGAACTGTGGGCGCAAGAGGGATGA
- the bioB gene encoding biotin synthase BioB — protein sequence MALPIAQQSSQAGTYEKILTIANRIMNGGEITREEAIELIHTSDDDTMILLAMADKIRQHFNDNSVDVCAIVNARSGKCPENCKFCAQSAHHNTGVQEYPFMDEESLLDAARKAKEAGAIRFSIVTSGRNTNNPNEFEQIIHILDRIKNEMGLEICCSLGLLNYDQAVKLKKVGVTRYHSNIETAPSHFRDICSTHSYEDKMSTINNAQKAGIRVCSGGILGLNETLEQRVEMAYELKRLGVDSVPLNILNPVKGTPFESNEALPPLEILRTFAVFRFILPKALIRTAGGREVNLRDLQAYALKGGLNGIMVGGYLTTGGRSPKDDLQMLQDLGLSRTVAQP from the coding sequence ATGGCATTACCTATAGCTCAACAATCATCCCAAGCGGGAACATACGAAAAAATTCTTACCATTGCAAACCGCATCATGAACGGCGGTGAAATCACAAGGGAAGAAGCCATAGAACTGATTCACACCTCAGACGATGACACTATGATTCTACTTGCGATGGCCGATAAAATACGCCAACATTTCAATGACAATTCAGTTGATGTATGCGCCATTGTAAACGCACGGTCCGGTAAATGTCCCGAAAACTGTAAATTCTGTGCTCAATCGGCACACCACAATACAGGGGTTCAGGAATACCCGTTTATGGATGAAGAAAGCCTTCTCGACGCGGCACGCAAAGCTAAAGAGGCCGGTGCAATCCGCTTTTCCATCGTAACGAGCGGTCGCAATACAAATAACCCCAACGAATTTGAACAAATCATACACATTCTGGATCGCATCAAAAATGAAATGGGTCTTGAAATCTGCTGCTCACTCGGTCTATTGAACTACGATCAGGCTGTCAAATTGAAGAAGGTCGGTGTTACACGATATCACTCCAATATCGAAACGGCACCGAGCCACTTCCGGGATATTTGCAGCACACACTCATACGAAGATAAAATGAGCACCATCAACAACGCTCAAAAAGCGGGCATCCGCGTCTGCTCCGGCGGCATCCTAGGCCTCAACGAAACTCTGGAACAACGCGTAGAAATGGCATATGAACTTAAACGTTTAGGCGTTGATTCTGTGCCGTTAAATATTTTGAATCCTGTTAAAGGCACACCATTTGAAAGTAACGAGGCGTTGCCTCCGCTTGAAATCCTACGTACCTTCGCCGTATTCAGATTTATCTTGCCGAAAGCTTTAATTCGCACTGCCGGCGGTCGTGAAGTAAATCTACGGGACCTGCAGGCCTATGCATTGAAAGGCGGTCTAAACGGTATCATGGTAGGCGGTTATTTAACAACCGGCGGCCGTTCTCCGAAAGACGACCTTCAAATGCTTCAGGATTTGGGCTTAAGCCGGACTGTCGCTCAACCCTGA
- a CDS encoding metallophosphoesterase family protein encodes MQPFRFIHCGDLHLGAPFQYATGMSRTVDRMVSEATYTAFNNIVDTAIDEQVHAVVIAGDIYNSEDHNLEAQVRFVRALYRLAEHRIPVYMVQGNHDPAESWQAQLQMPNNVHVFSDTQVQRFPLLVNTIEIGGVYGISCGHGNEGDNFANQYRAFERDEFSLAVMHGTVGSSKGAENHDVIGPCSLGDLAEAAMDYWALGHIHKAQVLNEEPMVVYAGNPQGLHRKEVGPKGCYLVSVSHNGHCDLRFIDTCAIRFEEIRIDIAGMQNEADFMEILRRKKDNLRKQYKKPILLSIVLTGTGPLHRLCAQESIRKLWLEESQGEEHGKSVFVMPYRMIPSTRPAVNLAQRRMLSDVVGDYLRAYDDMVSAGGVGEAQRIMAERPEFKRLGPYAELLTDELLQRALKRCELEGVTVLMGANDEH; translated from the coding sequence ATGCAGCCGTTTCGATTTATACACTGTGGTGATCTGCATTTAGGCGCACCCTTTCAATATGCGACCGGTATGAGTCGTACCGTTGATCGCATGGTGAGTGAGGCGACGTATACCGCCTTTAACAATATTGTAGATACAGCGATTGATGAACAGGTTCACGCCGTTGTTATTGCCGGCGATATTTATAATAGTGAAGATCATAATCTGGAGGCACAGGTGCGATTTGTGCGTGCCCTTTACAGATTGGCGGAGCATCGCATTCCTGTGTACATGGTGCAGGGAAATCATGATCCTGCTGAAAGTTGGCAGGCACAACTGCAAATGCCGAATAATGTGCATGTGTTTTCCGATACGCAGGTACAACGTTTTCCGCTGCTCGTCAATACTATAGAAATCGGCGGTGTTTACGGTATCAGCTGTGGACATGGTAATGAAGGCGATAATTTCGCTAATCAGTATCGTGCGTTTGAACGTGATGAATTCTCTCTCGCCGTTATGCATGGTACGGTGGGATCCAGTAAAGGTGCGGAAAATCATGATGTAATCGGTCCGTGCAGCTTAGGTGATCTGGCGGAGGCTGCCATGGATTACTGGGCGCTCGGTCATATCCATAAAGCACAGGTGCTCAATGAAGAGCCGATGGTCGTGTATGCGGGCAATCCGCAGGGGCTGCATCGTAAAGAGGTAGGGCCGAAGGGATGCTATCTGGTGTCCGTATCGCATAACGGTCATTGTGATCTGCGTTTCATCGATACCTGCGCCATTCGTTTTGAAGAAATCAGAATCGATATCGCAGGCATGCAGAATGAAGCTGATTTCATGGAAATCCTGCGCCGTAAGAAAGATAATTTACGCAAACAGTATAAGAAACCGATTTTATTATCTATTGTGTTGACCGGTACGGGACCTTTACATCGCCTTTGCGCTCAGGAGTCGATACGCAAGTTGTGGCTTGAGGAGTCGCAAGGGGAAGAACACGGAAAATCCGTTTTCGTCATGCCGTACCGAATGATTCCGAGTACGCGACCGGCCGTTAATTTAGCGCAGCGTCGTATGTTATCCGATGTGGTCGGTGATTACTTGCGTGCCTATGACGATATGGTATCTGCCGGCGGTGTCGGCGAGGCGCAACGTATCATGGCGGAACGTCCTGAATTTAAACGGTTGGGACCTTATGCGGAACTCTTGACTGATGAATTGTTGCAGCGCGCTTTGAAACGCTGCGAATTGGAAGGTGTTACGGTGTTGATGGGGGCTAACGATGAACATTAA
- the hemH gene encoding ferrochelatase, with translation MKDSKQVGVLFLSYGSPSDKKDLIPYMTSIRRGRTPTDCEVQNLINRYDAIGQWTDQSLSTMAKRQCHVLQDLLPSVPIANGYLHMQPSIGDAVADLVKCGVSHIIVIVTAPFYSALGTGAYEHRVDAAVAEYPHVTSEFIRHWWDQSAFIDYWMTSIQGYLQSHKFDKAETTVIFSAHSVPVGETMSADSYADSLRAGAERIADRLGLPHRSLAWQSAGAHGQWLGPTVQNAIKRALQNGFRHIVFVPFGFVSNHVEVLYDNDIECRGFVEAGGARYGRVPMPDDDVRFIRAMADAITERIRL, from the coding sequence GTGAAAGATTCAAAACAAGTGGGAGTGCTCTTTTTGTCGTATGGCAGCCCGTCGGATAAGAAGGACTTGATTCCGTATATGACGAGCATTCGACGGGGGCGCACTCCGACAGACTGTGAAGTACAGAATTTGATAAATCGTTATGATGCTATAGGGCAGTGGACAGATCAGTCGCTGTCGACGATGGCGAAACGGCAATGTCATGTATTACAGGATTTGTTGCCGTCAGTGCCGATAGCAAACGGTTATCTTCATATGCAGCCATCTATCGGCGATGCTGTTGCGGATTTGGTAAAATGCGGTGTCAGTCATATTATAGTTATAGTGACGGCGCCGTTTTATTCGGCTCTCGGAACGGGTGCTTATGAGCATCGGGTCGATGCCGCGGTAGCGGAATATCCTCACGTAACGAGTGAATTTATTCGGCACTGGTGGGATCAGTCGGCATTCATTGATTATTGGATGACATCTATTCAGGGATACTTACAGTCCCATAAATTTGATAAAGCTGAGACGACAGTTATTTTCAGTGCTCATAGCGTACCTGTGGGGGAGACTATGAGTGCCGATAGTTATGCGGACAGCCTTCGTGCGGGAGCAGAACGGATTGCCGATCGGCTGGGACTTCCTCATCGGTCTCTGGCGTGGCAGAGTGCGGGGGCGCACGGACAATGGCTGGGGCCTACGGTGCAGAATGCCATTAAAAGAGCACTACAGAACGGTTTTAGACATATCGTGTTCGTACCGTTCGGCTTTGTGAGCAATCATGTGGAAGTGTTGTATGATAATGATATAGAGTGCAGGGGCTTTGTCGAGGCCGGCGGCGCCAGATATGGACGCGTTCCGATGCCCGATGATGATGTGCGCTTTATACGAGCTATGGCTGATGCTATAACAGAAAGGATTCGTTTGTGA
- the hemQ gene encoding hydrogen peroxide-dependent heme synthase, with translation MGKAIPTVEGWHSQHMVFAMDFSAWNCFTADEKTAARNELKAFLADLEEKHQAKKGSYAFYDVNGAKGDLILWVLGPSLEYLAQVERAFRRLAIASVLVQTYSYTSVTEVSTYVKDKLDTEEVNQKLYPHVPRDKYICFYNMSKKREGADNWFMLPPRDRGALMKAHGELGKTYLDVLSEFTTGGCGLDDWEWGITIFSDDDVKFKKIVYDMRFEEASARYGIFSDFYVGTIIDDALFEEIFQ, from the coding sequence ATGGGTAAAGCAATCCCTACAGTAGAAGGTTGGCATAGTCAACATATGGTATTCGCTATGGATTTCAGTGCGTGGAACTGCTTCACGGCGGATGAAAAAACGGCGGCTCGCAACGAGTTGAAAGCATTTTTGGCAGATCTCGAAGAAAAACATCAGGCGAAGAAAGGCAGTTATGCGTTTTATGATGTAAACGGCGCTAAAGGTGATCTGATTTTATGGGTTTTGGGACCGTCTCTAGAATATTTGGCACAGGTGGAACGCGCATTCCGTCGCCTTGCCATTGCGAGCGTATTGGTGCAGACGTATTCGTATACCTCCGTGACTGAAGTGAGCACTTACGTTAAGGATAAACTCGACACGGAAGAGGTCAATCAGAAATTATATCCTCATGTGCCGCGTGATAAATATATCTGCTTTTACAATATGAGCAAAAAACGCGAAGGTGCCGATAACTGGTTCATGTTGCCTCCTCGTGACCGAGGTGCTTTGATGAAAGCCCATGGCGAACTCGGAAAAACATATTTAGATGTATTGTCCGAATTCACCACCGGCGGCTGTGGCCTTGATGACTGGGAATGGGGCATAACTATCTTCAGCGATGACGATGTAAAATTCAAAAAAATCGTGTATGATATGCGCTTTGAAGAAGCGAGTGCACGATATGGTATCTTCAGCGACTTCTACGTTGGAACTATCATTGACGACGCGCTGTTTGAAGAAATATTCCAATAA
- the hemG gene encoding protoporphyrinogen oxidase: MKVIIIGGGLTGLTAAFYLGHAKPEWNIELYEQASRFGGKIQTEHVDDFVVELGPDSYLGRKTEMTDLVYDLGLGDTLVSNETGQAYVYDEGRIHPIPGGSIMGIPTEIMPFVKATLISWPGKLRAGLDYFKNPYPLDVNGDVSIGHFFKYHLGQEMMDKLIEPLLAGIYGGDIYKISLLSTFPHFIQVEQKYGNMVKGMMAAKMSHSKAGVTKAVKGAAAEGDVPRAGKGVMTDSQYAKYQSAKKSAHQSTIEARKGTAAQSGMFRQLTGGLESVITAIVAAMPGNVKLYNNTFVDDIQRNDDRYELYVTERCGCECLHTDTDSSLSLPPSEILRDGAQGVAQSRNVVADALIICTPPAAYKQWFRDDSGFDYLRSMEQSSCAIAIMAFDKATFDGELNGSGLLITRKTDTPLTACTILNQKWPQTTPDDKIVLRVFIGKPGNDMVERLSDDELSELAVTEIRRIMSFSAAPEWVKINRLIHCMPQYNVGHRAGITAVRAHVARNYPNLYLIGTPFDGIGIPDGVKQAKELVQRISEEIV, translated from the coding sequence GTGAAAGTAATAATCATAGGCGGTGGACTTACGGGGTTGACAGCGGCTTTTTATTTAGGTCATGCCAAGCCGGAATGGAATATAGAACTGTATGAACAGGCGTCGCGATTTGGCGGCAAAATTCAAACTGAGCACGTAGATGATTTTGTAGTCGAACTGGGGCCCGATTCCTATTTGGGCCGCAAGACGGAAATGACGGACCTCGTATATGATTTGGGGCTGGGGGATACTTTGGTGTCCAATGAAACTGGGCAGGCTTATGTCTATGATGAGGGCAGAATCCATCCTATTCCGGGCGGCTCCATCATGGGGATTCCTACGGAAATCATGCCCTTTGTGAAAGCTACCCTTATTTCGTGGCCCGGTAAATTGAGGGCCGGATTGGATTATTTCAAAAATCCCTATCCTCTTGATGTAAATGGCGACGTGTCTATCGGTCATTTCTTCAAGTATCATTTGGGACAGGAGATGATGGATAAGCTCATCGAGCCTTTATTGGCGGGTATTTACGGTGGAGATATTTATAAGATAAGTCTTCTGTCCACGTTCCCTCACTTTATTCAGGTGGAACAAAAATACGGAAACATGGTCAAAGGAATGATGGCTGCAAAGATGAGTCACTCCAAGGCGGGCGTTACGAAGGCTGTTAAGGGAGCCGCCGCGGAAGGCGATGTGCCTCGCGCCGGCAAGGGTGTTATGACGGACAGTCAATACGCGAAGTATCAGTCCGCTAAGAAGTCGGCGCATCAGTCGACGATAGAGGCCCGTAAAGGCACAGCCGCTCAATCTGGCATGTTCCGTCAGTTGACGGGCGGCCTTGAAAGCGTTATCACCGCTATCGTAGCGGCTATGCCCGGTAATGTAAAATTATATAATAATACGTTTGTTGATGATATTCAACGCAATGACGATCGATATGAGCTATATGTAACGGAACGATGTGGCTGTGAGTGTTTACATACGGACACAGATTCATCCTTATCCTTACCTCCTTCTGAAATCCTGAGGGATGGAGCGCAGGGCGTCGCTCAGAGCCGAAATGTTGTTGCGGATGCCTTGATTATTTGTACGCCGCCGGCTGCTTATAAACAATGGTTTCGGGATGATTCCGGATTTGATTACCTGCGCTCCATGGAGCAGTCCAGCTGTGCCATTGCCATCATGGCTTTTGATAAAGCCACATTTGACGGCGAATTGAATGGTTCGGGACTCTTAATCACCCGAAAAACGGATACACCGCTTACGGCATGTACTATTTTGAATCAGAAGTGGCCGCAGACGACGCCGGATGATAAAATCGTGCTGCGCGTCTTTATCGGAAAGCCCGGCAATGATATGGTGGAACGATTAAGCGATGATGAGCTTTCAGAATTGGCGGTTACGGAAATCCGACGCATTATGAGTTTTTCAGCTGCACCTGAATGGGTAAAAATCAATCGTCTTATTCATTGCATGCCTCAATACAATGTAGGACATCGTGCCGGTATTACAGCCGTACGAGCACATGTGGCTCGGAATTATCCGAATTTATATCTTATCGGCACACCATTTGACGGTATCGGTATCCCGGATGGCGTAAAACAGGCAAAGGAGCTCGTACAGCGTATCAGTGAAGAAATAGTCTGA
- a CDS encoding transposase: protein MSNGVYSTRMIQQQCEENINYMWLLQGYATPSHMTFQRFFAHCALDILMNLFSQIMEAIARRDTLTFNEVFIDGTKLEANANKYTFVWCKAVEKKLSMLPTKLSVLKQDIWNELGLDAFYMNDEFVYTFLAKEIEVRHMVLVQGKGKHKTPLQRLYERAESLYEKRKEYE, encoded by the coding sequence ATGTCCAACGGCGTGTATTCTACACGTATGATCCAACAACAATGCGAGGAAAATATTAACTATATGTGGCTACTACAAGGTTATGCTACCCCCAGTCATATGACGTTTCAACGATTTTTTGCACATTGTGCGCTAGATATACTCATGAATTTATTTTCGCAGATAATGGAAGCGATTGCGAGACGTGACACACTAACCTTTAATGAAGTATTTATTGATGGGACCAAGCTAGAAGCTAATGCCAATAAATATACGTTTGTATGGTGTAAAGCTGTAGAGAAAAAGCTATCTATGTTACCCACTAAATTATCTGTACTCAAGCAAGATATCTGGAATGAATTGGGCTTAGATGCATTTTATATGAACGATGAATTTGTATATACCTTTTTAGCTAAAGAAATTGAAGTACGGCATATGGTGTTGGTACAAGGGAAAGGCAAGCATAAAACACCGTTACAACGTTTGTACGAACGAGCAGAATCCTTATATGAGAAGCGAAAAGAATACGAATAG
- a CDS encoding ATP-binding protein translates to MNIKRIRFDEFGPYRDWSLTAGSNGVQLLYGPNESGKTSLLEGLRTLLFGGTHKTYGPMNGSVDIERDGESYYIGRKGKELSFYSPGNPAIHEEPSQYWWHGIDKNTYNRIFALTLDDLQGLDVLREVEVRSRFFGAEGGENLGSAVKNVEKGATDLLVASSNGKRRINVLMDELKENRQKLSRLSQHEAQYVALEREFHSTEQTEAELQSQLQEWKDYRDGIDVVLRAWDTYRRSEEARMHMQQYNSDLALSRDEFLRIDEDIRRARENMKLWQEKEASLMPENFSPDSPFGIYGQDIENLIHQGAKWEQLRSECEEGDTYIRKVKEQLEFSRTLYSTWRDDEPMPDTVNWAEGERLASRLRTAKDQLLHWQDRKPSEVGDTSAHLEHQSTSDDGDENAAKRGALEAELQRILAEMDLVDEKLEEYDGELQQTQLPKWLQRIGGIGAVVGVLLVLVGLVALESVLYTVGGFVLILLSMGLFWYASTMRHDGSTDTSKLNYQLELLLSRKSDVEHQLDALDQVASSREQAGANSSAAASLDRWTQEGLTLQSIYDESYKAWQNWLPQGAAKSLSEDDFFGLKQEYDQYQEQLRTIEGYEKRLEEHKEGLRLIEDQAMTLWYNLGVETPVSPTELKRIYNQYKNFQQNKIRWEQKEEQRKSFRNEYDNWHRKEKELLLRQKELLHKAGMDSSNEYRQHLIDEDQYKQWQTIYKQSQVQLDLLAPDAENKDLFYRRLHEGNKENWLDELAHSEREMTSIEEKLANLYEKRGRIVESMRALGSDQEQHQALQERRELQSQLEDALEDWATQVLISHCMERAQQSYEQEKQPHMLELASSYVERLTGGKYTIDMMGINEGIALVNTNGERLELKFWSSGLGDQVYLALRLALAKVFSYQVEALPIILDDILVRFDESRQKKALELLADIGADQQIWLFTCQRSVYDMAQSVAGIDYHQLRKV, encoded by the coding sequence ATGAACATTAAACGCATACGATTTGATGAATTTGGCCCGTATCGGGACTGGTCGCTTACTGCCGGATCCAATGGGGTTCAGCTTTTATACGGTCCGAATGAAAGCGGTAAAACATCCCTTTTGGAGGGGCTTCGTACGCTGCTTTTCGGCGGCACGCATAAAACGTACGGCCCCATGAACGGTTCCGTTGATATAGAACGCGACGGTGAAAGCTATTATATCGGCCGTAAGGGTAAAGAATTGAGCTTTTACAGCCCGGGAAATCCGGCCATTCATGAGGAGCCGTCCCAATATTGGTGGCATGGCATCGATAAGAATACATATAACCGCATATTCGCATTGACCCTTGATGATCTGCAAGGCCTCGATGTATTGCGCGAGGTAGAGGTGCGTTCACGATTTTTCGGCGCCGAAGGAGGCGAGAACTTGGGCTCTGCCGTAAAGAATGTGGAAAAAGGAGCCACCGATTTGCTGGTTGCGTCCTCAAACGGCAAGCGCCGCATCAATGTTCTGATGGATGAACTGAAAGAAAACCGTCAGAAATTAAGTCGGTTGTCTCAGCATGAGGCTCAGTATGTAGCCTTGGAGCGGGAGTTTCACAGTACGGAACAGACCGAAGCGGAACTGCAGAGTCAGTTGCAGGAGTGGAAGGATTATCGAGACGGTATTGATGTGGTGTTGCGGGCGTGGGATACATATAGACGCAGCGAAGAAGCGCGCATGCATATGCAGCAATATAACAGCGATTTGGCGCTCAGCCGGGACGAGTTTCTGCGTATTGATGAAGATATCAGACGGGCCCGGGAGAATATGAAGTTATGGCAGGAAAAGGAAGCGTCCTTGATGCCGGAGAACTTCAGCCCCGACAGCCCTTTCGGTATATATGGGCAAGATATTGAAAATCTTATCCACCAAGGTGCTAAATGGGAGCAGTTGCGCAGTGAATGTGAAGAAGGGGATACATACATCCGGAAGGTCAAGGAACAGCTTGAATTTTCCCGCACCTTATATTCCACATGGCGCGATGATGAGCCTATGCCGGATACTGTCAACTGGGCTGAGGGTGAACGATTGGCAAGCCGATTGCGTACGGCTAAAGACCAGCTGTTACATTGGCAGGACCGCAAGCCGTCTGAAGTCGGTGATACATCAGCGCATCTGGAACATCAATCAACATCAGATGACGGTGATGAAAATGCTGCAAAACGAGGAGCCCTGGAAGCTGAATTACAACGTATTTTGGCGGAGATGGATCTCGTAGATGAAAAGCTTGAAGAGTATGATGGCGAATTACAGCAGACACAATTGCCGAAGTGGTTGCAACGCATCGGCGGCATCGGTGCCGTCGTGGGCGTTTTGCTTGTCCTGGTCGGTCTGGTGGCGTTGGAATCCGTCTTATATACCGTAGGCGGATTTGTGCTGATTCTTTTATCGATGGGGCTGTTCTGGTATGCATCGACGATGCGTCATGACGGAAGTACGGATACATCTAAGTTGAATTATCAGCTGGAGCTCCTGCTATCCCGTAAATCCGATGTAGAGCATCAGCTTGATGCGCTGGATCAGGTGGCAAGCTCCAGAGAGCAGGCCGGAGCCAATTCTTCGGCTGCTGCGTCGTTGGACAGATGGACTCAGGAAGGCCTCACGTTACAATCCATATATGACGAATCTTATAAAGCATGGCAAAACTGGTTGCCGCAAGGGGCCGCTAAAAGTCTAAGTGAAGATGATTTCTTCGGACTCAAGCAGGAGTATGACCAATATCAGGAGCAGCTAAGGACTATTGAAGGCTATGAAAAACGCTTGGAGGAACACAAGGAAGGGTTGCGTCTCATCGAGGATCAGGCCATGACCTTGTGGTATAACCTCGGCGTAGAGACCCCTGTGTCTCCGACGGAGTTGAAGCGCATATACAATCAGTACAAGAACTTTCAGCAAAATAAAATCCGTTGGGAGCAAAAGGAAGAGCAGCGCAAAAGTTTCCGTAACGAATACGACAACTGGCATCGCAAGGAAAAGGAACTGCTGTTGCGTCAGAAAGAGTTGTTGCATAAGGCGGGTATGGATAGTTCCAATGAATACCGTCAGCATCTCATCGATGAGGATCAGTATAAACAGTGGCAGACTATTTATAAACAAAGTCAGGTGCAGCTCGATTTGTTGGCACCTGATGCGGAAAATAAAGATTTGTTTTACCGTCGTCTGCATGAAGGCAATAAGGAAAACTGGCTTGATGAATTAGCTCACTCGGAACGGGAAATGACGTCCATTGAGGAAAAACTGGCCAATCTCTATGAAAAAAGAGGACGAATTGTAGAATCCATGCGGGCGCTCGGATCCGACCAGGAGCAACATCAGGCGTTACAGGAACGCCGGGAGCTGCAGAGTCAGTTGGAGGATGCTCTGGAAGACTGGGCTACGCAGGTTCTCATCAGTCATTGCATGGAACGGGCACAGCAGTCGTATGAACAGGAAAAACAGCCTCATATGCTGGAATTGGCATCGTCCTATGTGGAGCGTCTGACGGGCGGTAAATATACGATTGATATGATGGGTATCAATGAAGGCATAGCACTGGTTAATACGAATGGTGAACGATTGGAACTGAAATTCTGGTCCAGCGGTCTCGGAGATCAGGTGTATCTGGCGTTGCGACTTGCGTTGGCAAAGGTTTTTTCCTATCAGGTGGAAGCGTTGCCGATTATTCTTGATGATATTCTGGTTCGATTTGATGAATCGCGGCAGAAAAAGGCTTTGGAATTGTTGGCCGATATCGGTGCGGATCAACAGATTTGGCTCTTTACGTGTCAACGCAGCGTGTATGATATGGCGCAATCCGTTGCGGGTATCGACTATCATCAATTGCGCAAAGTGTAA